A segment of the Takifugu flavidus isolate HTHZ2018 chromosome 7, ASM371156v2, whole genome shotgun sequence genome:
cgGGGAACAGAAGGTGTGAGGGGTTAAGACACAAAAGGTCACATTTGGTGAAAAATCTATTTGTTTTTGCATGACGGAACCGCCTACTCAGGATAGGAACGTCATTCCCAGTGACGGGCAGCAAGTCATtcatgagcagcaggaaaacggTGTAACCCAGGATGAGCGTCATCTTGAAGGCTGAGCGGTCAAAGGTCTGGGGAGGCAGGCCGAAGCTGAAGACATCCAGCGAGACGAGGAAGATGCTGGGCAAAATTAGGTTCACCACATAGAGGACTGGTCGGCGTTTCAAGATGAGCTTTACAAGAAAGAAATAGTATTTGTACAGTATTTATTTTGATAATTTTTGCTTCACAGTGTAAAGGTTCCAAAGTGCTCACAGAGTATGTGATGTAGGAATAGACCATGTCACCTATCTCCTCATTGGTCGGAGTTACTTGAATATACACAAGCTCCCATTCAGTTTTAGTCTGGGACACATGTAGGGACTCCGCCAGGATCTGTGCAGCTGTGGTGCTCGCAGACAGCATCAACTGGTCAGCTGGAAGGGAATGTTAAAAAACTTGTTTATTTGAGCTTTTTTAGCAAAACCACTTTGCTCTTTTCTGTTACTGTGTACGTACAGTGCATATGCAGTACACACAACTTGTTTAACTACAAGCATTTCATAATTTTAGGGCCATCAACCTGAAATTTCAATTCTTTCTTCTATGAGACACTCAGTGAGGTCTTTATGGTGTTATATTATGCTGGAGCTGTTCTGGGATGGTTGGGGGAATGTTGTTCCTCTCAGGCATTTTGATACCCTGACTTTTTTCCAGATGCCCAAAATGGCAGTACCCCAGTCTTCACCAGTCCAAGATGGTAGCTTGTACAGAATATcagaatgttgctttttttccccggGGAGATGTGAGTTCTTCTTGACATCAGCTCATCCTCCAACAGCCTTCCCTTATCTGCACCTGTAGATCCAATCAAACCTCCACATGGGTGGGGCCTAAACAATTGAATTAGACTTTACTAGGAGCAATATTCAGTTTGTGAAGTCCTTTTTTGTGCAAAGCAGCGATGACAACACTTGTAAGTTAACGGAGGAAGAAGACTGATGTCAAGCACCACCCTGCCTTATCATCAGGCCTGTTATATAAATTAGATCAGCATGCCAGCGCAAGCTCCAGTCTTGCCCTTCTTAACAGTGTCACCTGGGTTAAAGAGAAAAAGGCTTTGTGGTGGGACTGAAATGCAGTGAAAAAGTTTTGTGTTAAGTTCTTTTTTGTGGTAAAGCAGGACTGAGGCATGCACTCGAAGCAGGTTGTTGTGCAAACTTACTTGAGTAGAGATATGATCCAAATGTCAAAGTGCAGTTCTGGATATCAAAGGGGAAAGCATAAATCCCTAACTTGCAGGTACTGACCACCCTCATCGGCTTGTCATCAAACACGCGACCTGTGCTGTACAGGTACACGTACGGAGTTTTGGGGGATTTGTCCTCTTCCATGCTGGAACAAAAATGGATACAATACTGAAGATGAGATGTGGGAAGTAGCCTTTCAAGTTTCTCTTGTTTCAAAACCTGGCAATCAGAACATCCACCTTTCATCAGTTcaaagagcaaaaacaatttTTTCAAACTTACAACTCTCTGATTTGGATATCTGGCACCCAGATGATTGTGCGAGGGAGCGAAACCCTTGTAAATCCACATTCCTTTTCATCCCAGCT
Coding sequences within it:
- the LOC130529247 gene encoding 5-hydroxytryptamine receptor 3C-like isoform X2, producing the protein MPEVKAATITIICFSLLYECVVTLNCTNFTHDSFFNMLEKRLNSQKIHRPVKMLSDSLNVSIDMTVVGILGVNEKQQSLTVYIWEVLEWYIAGLSWDEKECGFTRVSLPRTIIWVPDIQIREFMEEDKSPKTPYVYLYSTGRVFDDKPMRVVSTCKLGIYAFPFDIQNCTLTFGSYLYSTDQLMLSASTTAAQILAESLHVSQTKTEWELVYIQVTPTNEEIGDMVYSYITYSLILKRRPVLYVVNLILPSIFLVSLDVFSFGLPPQTFDRSAFKMTLILGYTVFLLLMNDLLPVTGNDVPILTVTASIVFPREFRNTSSEPVDPSLNPGSAEVKRLNRELAAISGHLLRQIKDSRSTQEWKKIANVMDRLMFYLYLLFCVVAFTTIGVVWHKSIVNSQRNIPQN